The Daphnia carinata strain CSIRO-1 chromosome 1, CSIRO_AGI_Dcar_HiC_V3, whole genome shotgun sequence sequence AATACGCATGGCGAATAATAACACAAGTATTCAAATGAATGCCGATTTCAACAGAAAATCACCAATGACCGCCAAATTTCGAATTACTATAGAAAAGATATTAAATGATTACGATTTGTAGCTGTTGGCTAAAGTCTTTGCCGCTAAAAGCAGAATATCGCGACGGGAGATTCCAGTTAGTGCCATTTGCCACTCTGTAGCAGCTACCTAAACAGACAAAATCAATGAGGATTatcattcgtttttcttcatttttaagaTTATCTGATTGGATGGGCCAAAACGAAAAGTAAGTTACATTAAATTCTTCAGCAACTGCTTGTCCGACAGTAACGGCAAATCCAGACTGTCGTAAGGGATAAGATTCGGTTGTACAGTTACGCATACGTGCGACGGCGTTTGCGGGGACCATTAATGGCTGAGAAAACACCTGTATTTCAACGACAGGTTAGCATTGTCTGCTACATGTTATTTTCTGAGAGCACAATTTGCTATGTTACGAACCTGTACGCTAATATTGCGAACAGGGTCCTCCAACAGGAGACAGTTCATTTCGAACCAACTAGAAAAGACAATACAGTCATGTTAGCAAAAAGCAAAGCAAATTATAAAGTTCGGGTTCAATCTTTCATACTTGTCACTGAAGAGTTCAACAACGAATCCCTCAACTGATACTACTGGCTGTTGAGGTGGAACGGTTCCACTACTTCGTAGGTTCTGGAAAACATACATGACTTGTACTAACTTTTTGAACCATactattgatttttaaaacaacatACCGCAATTCTTTCCCGCGCAGCTTGCAACGCACTGGTAAATCCCACTGGTTGTGCTGCTGTGCCAACACTTTGCGATTCATAACCTCTGTAAATGAAAAGAGGTTTACATCGTTCTAATGTAAATGTTTCGGTATTTATTTACTTGACAGTTGCTTTTCCGAAAACTGTCTGGAAAGCTTCTCGGACTGAACTAAGTTTCAGTTCCTTTGTGGAGGTTACTGCAATATCAATGTCACCTCCAGAATCTAAAAAAGTAGAATTTACATTGATTGCTattgaacgtaaaaaaaatctaaccaaaaaagccaaaatttACATATAAACTCTTTCATTTGAGGGTCCAAAGTTGTAATCATTGTATCAACTGAACTTCTAGCTTTCTCAGCCACTTTGGCTAGGATTCCTTTTCCAGGCATTGCTTCTTTCATCCATCCAAAAAGTCCAGAACCTTTGCTTGGTTGTTCATATGGAGCATCAACAATATTTTTCTCACTTGCAGCCACAGGGCTTTCTAATACACAAATTTCCAAATCAGAAGTTGCAGCTGGAACATTATGGTGTGTTTCACCAATTTCTGCAATTGGTGATATTGGAAGCAGAATTGGAAGATTTAAACCctgaaataattaaacaaataagTAATGCTTTATGCAttctaaatatttaaaatttacagTTTGTGATTGAAGTCCTGACTGCCCTGTAAAAAACTGAGAGTTTGCTACAGTCGGGGTGCTTGTTGTGGGAAATAGCTGCCCAGCAGGCAAAACTAAGGGGGGAGGTCCAGCCATCAAGTTAAGTGGAAGACTTGTAGGTGGATTAATCCAAGCAGGTAACGGAGTGGGACCGTCGTTTACGTTGCCTTCCTTTGGTTTGTCAACTAATTCGAATCCATTTTCTCCATCCTCTTGTTGGtttaacatgtttttaacAGTGTGACGATCGGTCTAGTTTCATAGAAAAAGACTTTAAGAAACCTAAAGACCTTCCAacttcaagaaaaacaaagcgtAGGGAATAAGACGTACGTATCTACCTTGTGTGGTAAAATAACATACCTTCCTCCTGACACCAGATAAACAACACGAATACAAATTTGACCAACGTCATGGAATTATTTCAAGCTTAGGTATCGATAGATAAAAGTGATACAGGTTACTCGATACAATATACAACGGACAAATTCTTATGTAACATATAGCACTGTAGCTTGCGATAATTGCCATTTAAAGTTATTGTTTAGCGTAGTACAGATTATCAATGCTGAGAATTGTTACATCAATGTTAATTGGTCTTCCGTATATATGAGCGACCTTTTCTGCAGGCCTACACAAAATAACTAGCGTGCAACATTATGTTTACAATTCAATGAATGGGGGCAGTCGAGCTCAGGCATGGATAAATATAAATTATGGTCCATACATATGTACGATCCTTTCCATATTGGCAAAATTTGTCATCCATGAGAGAAAACCAGGGGGGGGATCAAAGATGTGAATGTGTTCTTGAAATATTTTGCATGGGACTCTGCCTTTACAATATTTATGTTTCTGAATCTACAAACGATTTTTGTTAGATGCTTTATTAGGAATTGAAAGAGATTACTAGGTAAGCAGCGATGACATTTCAAGACAtctccaaaatttgtttttccgcCTACCACCAAGCTAGTAGGTTTATTACCTATTCGTCTTaggcggagaagaaaagattctTTTCGTTGGACAAATTAAAGTGTCATCTTAAGCACAAGAACCGCTTTTGCAATACGATTCAAGGTAGCTCGAGGAGCAGACGCAAACCGTCTGAGGACATTGGTGTTTGCCTTGAACGACGAAGTCATAATTACTTTCGTACAGGACCTTGGATAGAGTCGATTTCAGCGGATTTCATCGTCTTATGGCGAAGATTTTGTGAAACAACTAGgggaaaaggaagaatgaGTAATACATACAGTGTGTCTCAGCACTAACCTGGTGTGTGCCTAACATGTTCTGACTTTGctcattttgtttaaatgttGAGGTCACTCAAGTCTTCCTTTCATGGTTTACACACATGTACAAGCATGTTCCAATAAACGCatacaaaaataatgaaacaaaattgcTAAATCATAACACTTGACGGAAAATTAATATTAACCTTTACTTGTTGTCCTGCATTAATGCAATCCTTAGATACAGTCACAAATGTTGCTGCTTTCAGTGTTCAAATGAATAAATGTAGCAATATATAAAAAGGCTCTTTCCCAGAGCCTTTACAGGCACCATCTAGAGAATAAACGCGAGGTGTTAAAGGAAAGACATCGAAAATGGACATAAGTAAACTGAGGCTGGATGACGCTAGAATAACTATCCACAGTGTATACAGAAAGTATCTAATCGAGGTCCCATACATTTTGCACGTGTATTTTCGTTTTGCAAGAAACTCATTTCATACTTACGGTGAAGtgtaatttgcatttttcttgctggtttttcttttctggccTATAACAACCAGCGGCACGAACATTTGGAGGCGGAAAAGTAGCAACAGCGTTAATGACACTCGTTTTCACAAAAAATCAACGCACCACACTTCCATTTGTTTAAAGCTTTTAGATCATGTAAGGTAGCTAAGCTAAAATCAGCACACCGATTGTTATTATTCCGTCTCGATAAAAGGAAAGATCATCTTGTAACTGTTTAAGGTCACCGTGATCGAATATTTCCGTAAAGAATTGTAGTTTGCCATTCAAAAGTAGATTATTCTGAAGTGAATGTAAGTGTTTATCTCTACTGGTAGAGTAATAAATGATGATGCCACTTTGTGCGGTCATTCAGCTTAAAGTGCGTATAATTATTAATACAATTGAtcttaaataaataaaggtcTTAGCAGCACCTGACCTTTATGATAGGTAGTGGATTGTGCTGGGCTGTTTGTGCATTTTTGAGATCGCAATATGCGGTCATCACTAGTAGACATGTAGCGAGTATTTCCTCGTCCTATATATATGGGATGCTTCTTTAAATGTCGTGGTTTCTGCTTTCTTCCTGATACGTAAGCGAAGCGCAGCATGACTACCAATATGAAAGATGATGTCGATTTGTACAATGGCCGGGTTGACCTTTTATTGGCCTTTTCAAACATCATTTATCCCCGAAATACGATATATCCGTAG is a genomic window containing:
- the LOC130692110 gene encoding protein PRRC1-like, with the protein product MLNQQEDGENGFELVDKPKEGNVNDGPTPLPAWINPPTSLPLNLMAGPPPLVLPAGQLFPTTSTPTVANSQFFTGQSGLQSQTGLNLPILLPISPIAEIGETHHNVPAATSDLEICVLESPVAASEKNIVDAPYEQPSKGSGLFGWMKEAMPGKGILAKVAEKARSSVDTMITTLDPQMKEFIYSGGDIDIAVTSTKELKLSSVREAFQTVFGKATVKGYESQSVGTAAQPVGFTSALQAARERIANLRSSGTVPPQQPVVSVEGFVVELFSDNWFEMNCLLLEDPVRNISVQVFSQPLMVPANAVARMRNCTTESYPLRQSGFAVTVGQAVAEEFNVAATEWQMALTGISRRDILLLAAKTLANSYKS